The Schistocerca piceifrons isolate TAMUIC-IGC-003096 unplaced genomic scaffold, iqSchPice1.1 HiC_scaffold_1870, whole genome shotgun sequence genome has a segment encoding these proteins:
- the LOC124741113 gene encoding uncharacterized protein LOC124741113 produces MSVKEALCIVSKVFEGNKKELREFIENVDAAFELVKPEEHETLLKFVKAKITGEARSRLQVRERTGTWQEVKHVLEENYASKRTIDYYACKIFQARQGQGEPIAMWAIRIDEMQRDFREAVNRVTARENLKGAIELADSLGRACFIQGLSNDRIQTIVRSRGDEITLAAAVELALQEESAILSMRERGLAPRVTYTRNKEAVKNVRESKELKCFNCGPRGHIASKCRKSRPEHRVRVMTGKEFTNFCYGCDKPGHTDMECRVRLRKVHPIDVREFRGNHRETDGGLREWRCPQCNLPGNCGVPCTRVKDVACFKCKRQGHYAKDCHEGPWHAWRKGRVPVSSKTGKVVQGN; encoded by the coding sequence ATGTCAGTGAAAGAGGCTCTATGTATTGTGTCGAAAGTGTTCGAAGGGAACAAGAAGGAGTTAAGAGAATTTATCGAAAATGTCGATGCAGCTTTTGAATTAGTAAAGCCTGAGGAACACGAAACATTATTGAAGTTCGTGAAAGCAAAGATAACCGGTGAGGCCAGGTCGAGATTGCAGGTGCGTGAACGCACAGGTACGTGGCAAGAGGTGAAACACGTTTTAGAGGAAAATTATGCCAGTAAGCGTACTATAGACTACTACGCATGTAAAATTTTCCAAGCCAGACAGGGACAAGGGGAACCGATAGCAATGTGGGCAATCAGAATTGATGAAATGCAGAGAGACTTTCGCGAAGCGGTAAACAGAGTTACGGCCAGAGAAAACTTGAAAGGTGCAATAGAACTAGCTGACTCCTTAGGAAGAGCGTGTTTTATTCAGGGTTTAAGTAATGACAGAATACAAACCATAGTGAGAAGTAGAGGCGATGAAATCACGTTGGCAGCAGCAGTGGAGTTGGCACTGCAGGAGGAGAGTGCGATATTGTCCATGAGAGAGCGGGGACTAGCCCCGAGGGTAACGTACACTAGAAATAAGGAAGCTGTGAAAAACGTGAGAGAAAGTAAAGAGTTAAAATGTTTCAATTGTGGGCCGAGAGGTCACATAGCGAGCAAGTGTAGGAAAAGCAGGCCAGAGCATAGAGTACGAGTCATGACAGGTAAAGAATTTACAAACTTTTGCTATGGGTGTGACAAGCCGGGACACACAGACATGGAATGCAGGGTGCGGTTAAGGAAAGTTCACCCGATAGATGTAAGGGAATTCAGAGGGAATCATAGAGAAACCGATGGAGGGTTACGAGAGTGGAGATGTCCACAGTGTAATTTACCAGGGAACTGCGGAGTTCCGTGCACAAGAGTAAAAGATGTTGCATGCTTTAAGTGTAAGCGGCAGGGCCACTACGCGAAAGACTGCCACGAAGGGCCCTGGCACGCCTGGAGAAAAGGCAGGGTGCCAGTATCGAGCAAAACAGGAAAGGTAGTACAGGGAAACTAA